One segment of Chionomys nivalis chromosome 1, mChiNiv1.1, whole genome shotgun sequence DNA contains the following:
- the LOC130883339 gene encoding probable N-acetyltransferase CML1, whose translation MPRFETQKSPMAPIHIRQYQDRDYKSVLDLFISGMEEHIPTTFRHLLTLSRTLLLLLGVPLAMVLVSGSWLLAAMSIFFVLLLVQLLARQPWKEYVAKCLHTDMIDITKSYLNAHGSFWVAESGGEVVGIVGCLPVKDSPLGMKQLELFHLSVSSQHRGQGIAKALVRTVLQFARDQGCSDVVLGTSVLQRGAMALYLSMGFRRTDRYFLSMYWRLVDNPTIQLKYSLPSA comes from the coding sequence ATGCCGAGATTTGAGACCCAGAAATCTCCCATGGCTCCTATTCACATCCGCCAGTACCAGGACAGAGACTATAAAAGTGTCCTGGATTTGTTCATAAGTGGCATGGAAGAGCACATCCCCACCACCTTCCGCCACCTGCTGACCCTGTCCCGAACCCTCCTTCTCTTACTTGGGGTGCCCCTTGCCATGGTCCTGGTGTCTGGCTCCTGGCTGCTAGCTGCTATGAGCATCTTCTTTGTGCTCCTTCTTGTGCAGCTCCTTGCCAGACAGCCCTGGAAGGAGTATGTGGCCAAGTGTTTGCACACAGACATGATTGACATCACCAAGTCCTACCTGAATGCACATGGCTCTTTCTGGGTGGCTGAGTCTGGGGGAGAGGTGGTGGGCATCGTGGGCTGTCTGCCAGTCAAGGATTCCCCATTAGGGATGAAGCAGCTGGAGCTCTTTCACTTGTCTGTGTCCTCACAGCACCGTGGACAGGGAATTGCAAAAGCACTGGTTAGAACTGTCCTCCAGTTTGCACGGGACCAGGGTTGCAGTGATGTCGTCCTTGGGACCAGTGTCTTGCAGCGAGGTGCTATGGCCCTCTACCTGAGCATGGGCTTCAGGAGAACAGATCGGTACTTCTTGAGTATGTACTGGAGGTTAGTTGATAACCCTacaattcaattaaaatattccCTCCCTTCTGCCTAG